TCACGAAGCCACGCGAGTCCCAACTGATCGGAAATGCACATGGTTCGTATTTCCAATTGACCTGATAGAAGTCGAGGAGGCCGGCGAATTCTTCTTCGCTGCGATGCGCGAACCGGGCGACAGACGTTGCCACGGACTTACATCTACGACGGCCCTGTGAAAAACTCCGCCTTGGCAGGCAGGAGCACTTCGAACCGAGCTCCGCCCAGCGGCGAGTCGCTGACGGCGGCGCTCCCACCAGCCCGCTCGGCGATGAGCTTGACGATTGCAAGGCCGATCCCCGCGCCATGCCGGGCGCCACTCGCTTTGCCGCGCACGCGCAGCGCAAAGACGGCTCCGCGCTCAGGCGCACTCACCCCGGGCCCGTCGTCGTCCACCGTAATTCTGACGTATTCCTTATCGGAGCGCAGTGTAATGCCGATCGTGCCGTCATCGTTTCCGTACTTCGTAGCATTTTCGAGCAAGTTGATCACCAGTTGCAAACAGGCGTCGGAATCGATGGACGCGGGCGCCGGTCCGGGCGCGTCGAGCCTGACGGTCATGCCGCGAGACCCGGCGAGCGGAGCGACGATCTCGGCCGCCAGCGCGATCTGTTCGGCGGCGTCGCAGCCGCGCGTTCCAAAGTCGGCGGCCGAAAGATCGAGCAGCGAGAATTCAAACATTCCGTCGATCATGCGGCCCATGCGCACGGCTTCGCGTTGAGCCGTCTGCAAGAAACGCGCCGAAGTCGGCGAGTCCAGCTCGCCGTCGATGAGGGTTTCGAGGTACCCGCGGATCGACGCGAGCGGCGTTCGCAGCTCGTGCCCGATTGCGGCGAAGAATTCGTACCGCTCACGCTCGCGCGCACCTCGCGCGAGCGCGCTCTGTATCTCCTGCCGAAACGGCACCTTGGCCGAAGGCGCGATCAGCGCCCAGCCGGTTTCAACCTCCAAGCCCGTCTGCTCCGCCATTTCGGATGCGATGCGTCCGAGGATCGCGCGGCAGTTTGCCGCTGCCGGACGGGTCGCGCCGCGAGACGGCGCGGCGACCACAATCGCAAAGACGTCGCGGCCGGATTCGTGCAAACACCGGTCGCCCGCCCGCAAAACGCGTGACGCTGCCGCGCGAAACGCGAGCGCGGCGCGCCGCTCGATGCGGCGGGCGGCGCGTTTGCCCTCGCGCCATGCGACCTGCTCCAATTCGGGCAGACGCAAGACCAGCAGCGGCAGCTGCGTGTTATCGGAGAGCGAATTTATAGCCGAAACCATGCACGGTTTGCAACACGCCGGACAACTTGCGTTCGTCCTCGAGCCTGCGTCGCACGCGGCGGACGTGCACGTCTACCGTCCGCTCGTCGCCCTCATAGTCGAAGCCCCACACTTTTTCGACCAGCATCTG
This Candidatus Rubrimentiphilum sp. DNA region includes the following protein-coding sequences:
- a CDS encoding HAMP domain-containing sensor histidine kinase, encoding MVSAINSLSDNTQLPLLVLRLPELEQVAWREGKRAARRIERRAALAFRAAASRVLRAGDRCLHESGRDVFAIVVAAPSRGATRPAAANCRAILGRIASEMAEQTGLEVETGWALIAPSAKVPFRQEIQSALARGARERERYEFFAAIGHELRTPLASIRGYLETLIDGELDSPTSARFLQTAQREAVRMGRMIDGMFEFSLLDLSAADFGTRGCDAAEQIALAAEIVAPLAGSRGMTVRLDAPGPAPASIDSDACLQLVINLLENATKYGNDDGTIGITLRSDKEYVRITVDDDGPGVSAPERGAVFALRVRGKASGARHGAGIGLAIVKLIAERAGGSAAVSDSPLGGARFEVLLPAKAEFFTGPS